In Desulfomicrobium macestii, the genomic window CACATTGCTGGTTCAAGCGCTCAAGGCGCTGGGCAAAGAGCACGTTACGCCGGAGGTAATCACCAGGATTCGGACACAGCTTGATCCCGGGCATTATGAGCGCATTCTCAGAGACACCCAAAGTAGCACCGGTTGGGTCCATGAAGCCATCCGACAAATATGCAGGCCCGACGGCGATGGATGAAGTAGCCTATCTTCCGGACAAGCAGCGTAAAGAGCTGTTCGCCGAGACGTCGGCGGCAACAATAATCCACCCGGTATGCTCCGCTCTTGCCTCTTCCTCCGCCAGAGAAACGCACCTTGCCCACCCCGCCCTTGCCTTGCAGGACGTGAGGTCGTAGGAACACGGCCAAGCACCCAGGAGCAATACATGAAACCACCCATTTCTTTCGGCATAAAGACCGTGATCATCATCGGCCTGTCTGTAGGCCTGGCATTGGCCTTCAACGCCACGCGGCTGGACAGGCTGCCTCTGGTCCATGATCCGGAAGTCGCGGCGCAGGCCGCTGCCCAGCGCGGGGAGATATCCCTCGCCGACGCGGTCCTTCTTTTTGAATCCGGAAAAGCCGTTTTTGTCGATGCGCGGGAAGCAGGCGAATATGAGCATGGACACATTGAAGGCGCGCTGTCCCTTGACCCTCTTTCATTCGGACAGAGCTTTCCCGCACTGCGGGAGCTGCTCGAAGGGGCGACGACGATCGTGACGTATTGCGACGGGGAGTACTGCGAACTGAGCCGGGAACTGGCCGAGCAGCTGGAAAGTATGGGATTGCAGGACGTCCGCGTGCTCAAGAACGGCTGGACCCTGTGGCGCGACCAGGGACTGCCCACCGCCACTGGCGGCCAGGCAGCACCGGAGCAGACCTCCCCGACGCCGATGAACGAAGGAGAGACGCACCCGGCCGAGCAGTCAAACGGGACCGCGCCGCCGCAAGCGCCACTGGAAGTGCCTACGGAAACGCCTATGGAAGCGGGCCCTCTGGAACCCGCGCCCCTGGAGCCCCCCCTTGAGCCGACAATCCCGGATCAAGCGCCCCTGGAGGCCGCTCCGGCCAAGCCCGCGCCATTGGACCGGCATCAAGAACCCGCGCCCCAGGAACAGCCGTCTTTGGACTCTGCCCCGCTGGAACCAGCTCCGCTGGAAACCGCCCCGGTGGAAACCGCTCCAATGGAAACCGCGCCTGAGGAACCGGCGACTCAGTCCCCTCCCCTTGATTCAAAACCCCTGGGAGAAAAATCATGAACGCAGCATCCTTGTCCCGGGGCTCGCGCCTGGCCCTGGCCCTCATCTTCGTGGCTGCCGCCCCTCAGAAAATCATGGCTCCGGCGGATTTCGCCGCCAGCGTGGGCAGCTATCTCATCCTGCCGGACATACTCATCAATTTCACAGCCCTGACCCTGCCCTGGCTGGAAATGATCGTGGCCTTCCTGCTCGTGTGCCGCGTCTGGACCGGGCCCGCCCTGTTCCTGGCCAACGCCATGCTCATCGTCTTCCTGGGCGCGATCCTTGGCGCATACTTCCGGGGCATCGACCTGAACTGCGGGTGCTTCTCCAGCACGCCCGGGACTTCCGGCGACATGGTCTTCTACATCGTCCGCGACGTCATTTTCGTGGCCATCGGCCTGACGGCGGCCTGGTTCCATCGGCGCGGGCTCGACGCGGACTAGGCCGATCCCGGCACTGGACCGGCCAGAACGCATTCCCGCCATCCCCGCACGGAATTGATCAGCCACAGGCGCGTGCAGCGGGGCAGATCATCCACCAGCACCACGTCTTCCCTAATCCGGCCTTCCTGCAGCAACCGGGCACGCATGGTGCCCGGCAGCAGTCCGCAGGCAAGAGACGGTGTCAACAGTTCGCCATCAAGTTCGACGACCAGATTGGCGATGGTCGATTCCGTCACCTCGCAGCGTCCGTTCCAAAGCAGCACATCATCCACCCCCGCCACTTGCGCCTTGGCCTGATCGTAAACGGCGCGCCTTGTGGTCTTGTGGAAAAGAAACGGATCGGCCGCATCCACCGCCGACAGAGCCAAAGACACCCGGCAGGGCGACGGTCCGGGCAAGGGACGATGTTCAATGCTCCAGACACCGGCAACGTCCATGGTCAGACGCAGCACCCCTTCCATGCCGCAAGCCGCCGAGATTTCCCGTAACAAGGCTTCCCGCAAGGCTTTCTGGTCAAACCTGAAGCCGAAATACGCGGCGCTCTCTTTCAAGCGCAGCAAATGTTCGTCGAGCAGAAAAATGCCCTCGCCCCGGGCCCAGCGCATGGTTTCAAGCAACGAGAATTCCGGCTCCGGGTCGGCCAGCACGCGGGCCTTGATGCGCGTCTCCCGGAATTCCGCCCCCGGATCGGAATCCCAGACAATGCCCCCGCCCACTCCATACTCGGCCATGCCCAGGGATTTTTCGACCAGAACCGTGCGGATGGCCACGTTGAAACGCGCCTTGCGGCCGGGACTGATCACTCCGATGCACCCGGTATAGATGCGGCGCGGCGAAATTTCGAGTTCTTCAATGATGTTCATGGTCCGGACTTTGGGTGCGCCGGTGATCGAGGCGGCCGGAAACAGGGCCGCCATGACCTGGGCTGTGGACTCCCGCGTGCGTCCGCTCACCAGCGAGGTCAGCTGCCAGAGCGTCGGATAGCGCTCCGCGCGGAAAAGCTCGGGCACGTGCACGCTGCCGGGCAGGCAGATCCGTCCGAGGTCGTTTCGGACCATATCGACGATCATCACGTTTTCGGCCCGCTCCTTTTCCGATACGGCAAGGCCCCGGGCCAAGGCCTCGTCCTCTTCGCGCCAGCGCCCCCTCGGAGCGGTGCCCTTCATGGGACGGGACCAGATCTCCTCCCCATCGCGCTCGAAGAACATTTCCGGCGAAGCGCTGCACAGCGCAAAATCGGCGGTGTCGAGAAAGGCCGCGTGCGGCGACGGCTGGCGACTGACGAGCCGACCGAAGAAATCCCAGGGGTCCATGTCGAACCGGGCGCGCAGACGATGGGTGAAATTGACCTGATAGGTTTCGCCCCGAGCCAGATATCCGCGGATGCGTTCCAGGGCGCGTCCATGGGCCCCGGCGTCCAGCTCCGAGACCCAATCAAGGGCGTGTCCAGGCTTTGACGGGCCCAGGGATATGGTGGCGGGGGATTCAAAAAGGCCGAACCAGGCCAGGGGAAAATCGCCGCAGCAGGCACGGGGCATGGCCGGGTCGAAGGCCCTGCCCGCCTCATAGGCCAGAAACCCCACGGCATGAAGCCCGCCCTTTTCCACTTCGGCTTCAAGGTGGGCCAGCAGCGCGGGCACTTCCTCGTGCCTGCGGGCCACAAAAATGGCCCGGGGGCGCTCGTAGCGCACCCAGGCCGAATGTTCGGAGGAATAGAGGACAGCGACGGACATGGTCCTGCCCTATCGCGCGCCCCGGCGCAGCGCAACAAGGCAAAGGGTCCCGCCCCATGGCCGGGTGCCGGTGCTTCAAGGCAGCCTCGCCGAGACCCTGTTCGCAGGTGAAGGAAAAAACGGCGCAAAGGACAAAAAAACCACGGCCGGAAGGTGCCAGTTCCTTCCGACCGCGGATACGCGAAAGCCGAGCCGCCCTGATTTCTATGCGATCACGAAGGCAACGAGCTGCCCCATGAAATGCACGACATCCGACATCTGGTTTAAAAGTGTATCGCTCCAGCCATAAGCAACAAGAGTCGCCATCCCGGCAAGCCAGAAAAGGTAACATAACTGCTTCATGACATTCCCCCCAAGATCTTAATGGATATGATCGGCGCTTCTTTTTGAGCGCCTGGACTTTCCATTGAGCAAAGGGTGTGCCTAAGCGACCATTCCACGGCAACGTGCCGTCATGCCTTGAGTTTTCGATATCCGGTCAAAATATGAGTAGTTTGATCCAAATAACCTAGCGCAAAGACCGTACACCGTGCGCAATACTTCTCTCACTACCCATCCTTCTCGGTACGCTCTGATAAAAAACCCTTCCTGAAACTACCTATCTCCGAGACAGAACGCGTATAAATACTCGTAGAATTATCGGATCAATCCCTAGTCATCACAAATCAGTTCGTTGTCCTGGACCCGCCACCGACCAGCTCGTCCATAAGCTGGCCCAATCTTTCCAGATGCGTCTTTTCCTCACTGGCGATCTGCTCCAGGATGGCGCGGTTGTCATCGCTCTGGGTCCAGGCGGCGGAACGGATGTAAAGATCCAGGGCCTGGGCCTCGATGGACATGGCCAGGGAGATGACATCGACCGGGCTTTCGAAGTCAGGCTTGAAGCGCTCCATGTATTCCTCGGTGGTCATGCCGCCTTCCATGAGCGGAGTGACGAACCGGCACTCGAAATCCCCGCGATCGTCCTTGCCGGTGATGCGGGTGTATTCGGCGAAAAGGCGGTCCTTGTGCTTGATTTCGATGTCGGCCAGGAGGCGGAACACGCTCTTGACCTTTTCATCGCTGACCCGGTCCAGCATGCGCAGATAAAAGTCGCGCAGCCCCTCTTCCAGGGAATAGGCCGTGGCCAGAATCATTTCGGCGCTGTCGAGCTCCGCGAAAATGTCCACGCCGGCCTCTTCCGCGCCAAAGGCAGCCTGACCGTTCCAGGCCTTGAAACCTCCGCTCATGTTGATGACCTGCTCATAGCCCTTGCCGGCCAGGGTCTGGGCTGCGATCCGGCTGCGCCCGCCAATGGCGCAATAAACCAGAACCGGCTTGAACGGGTCGATCTGGTCCAGGGAGTCGGTCAGCACCGCCAGCGGCACAAGCGTGGCTCCGGGGATATGCCCCTCCTCGTATTCCCCCGGCTGACGTACATCAAGAATGGTCACTTCCTGCAGGGTCTTGTCGGACAGATAGGCCCGGGCCTCGTCGGGATTCATGGACTGAACCGGGGTCAAGAATTGTTTCCAGCGCATTGTAAGTCTCCTCCATCTTTATATCTTGGCACCATGCCCCTTGCGCCAAGAAAACTCAATACGATCGGCGCGTTGACACGAGGCTTTAATCATCGTATTTTTACGAAATACGATATGTTTGACCGGAGCACATCATGACCCAGGAACAGACCTTGGCCTCTCTCTGCAAAGCCCTCGGGCATCCCGCGCGCGTGGCGATCCTGAAGCATCTCCTGCAGGTGGACAGCTGCATCTGCGGAGAGATCGTGAACATCCTGCCCCTGGCCCAATCCACGGTCAGCCAGCATCTGAAGCAGCTCAAAGAAGCGGGCCTGATCCGCGGCGAGATCGAAGGACCGCGCATCTGCTATTGCGCGGACAAAGGCCGTCTGGCCGAACTCAAAAACCTCATCACCTCTCTGTAGGCTCGAAATGAAACCTCTGCAGCCCTTTCCCATGGCCCCTGGCGGACCCTGCGACGAACTCCGCGAGACAGACGCGCTTTCCTGCGCGACCTCCCCGGCACCCGGCCCGTGCTGAGGCCCGCCACCCGCCCCTGGTGCAGGGGTGGACGACCTGGCCGGCTATCGGATCGAGTCCTATGTGGACGGCTTTCTGCCCACCGCGCATGCCCGGGTACCCCGTGTCAGAACCAGGCCCACCCGCCTGGACCGGCTCGGGACCTGCCGCGCCCGGCTGGGACTTGACCGCAACAACTACACCGTCAACCCCGGCCTGTACGCCATCGGCAGCCCCGGGCCCGAAGCACCCGTCATCGTCACGGCCAACTACAAGCTGACCTTCGACACGGTCCGATTCGCCCTGGCCGGACGGAACCTCTGGCTGCTGGTCACCGACACGCGCGGCATCAACATATGGTGCGCGGGCGGCAAGGGCACCTTCAGCGCCGGGGGCATCGCCGAACAGGTGCGCAAGACCGGCCTTGAGCGCATCGTCTCCCATCGCCGTCTCATCCTGCCCCAGCTCGGAGCCAACGGAGTGCGCGCCCGCGACCTGCGCAAGGCCTGCGGCTTCGAGGCCGTCTTCGGGCCCGTGCGCGCCGGCGACCTGCCCCGCTATCTGGACAATGGCATCGACGAAGCCATGCGCGCGGTGACCTTCAGTCTCAGGGAGCGGGCCGAGGTCATTCCCGTGGAGCTGGTCCTGGGCTGGAAACTGATCCTGACCGCGATCCTGGTGACGGCGGTGCTCAGCCTCATCGGCCCAGAATTCTCCCTGAACGCAATCCTGCAGCGATGGGCCCTGGCCTCCACCGCCACGGGCCTTGGCCTGACCGCCGGGGCGATCCTGTTCCCCCTGCTCCTGCCCGCGTTGCGCACGCGCCTCTTCTCCCTGGGCGGAGCCGGGCTGGGGCTGGCTCTGGCCGTGCTGACGCCGGCCATCTTTCCCCAGCTCTCCTGGGTCGCCACCGCGGGCGCGGGGCTCTGGACCGTATCGCTCGCTTCCTGGCTGGCTCTCAACTTCACCGGCTCCACGCCCTACGCCTCACCTTCGGGGGTGGAAAAAGAGATGCGAAAAGCCATCCCGATCCTGGCCGTCGGCACGCTCCTGGCCGCGATCCTTTTCGTGACCGCCAATTTCCTGTGAGGACAACATGAAAAACTTCCGCCATCTCGAAAACGTGGCCACCCTGGCCTACGACCGCGACAAATGCGTGGGCTGCGGCCTCTGCGCCACGGTCTGTCCGCACCGCATTTTCGCCGTGCAGGACGGCAAGGCCGAAGTTCTGGACCGCGAGGCATGCATGGAATGCGGCGCCTGCGCCCTGAACTGTCCGACCTCGGCCATCACCGTCACTCCCGGGGTGGGCTGCGCGGCTTACATCATCCAGACGTGGCTGCCGGGAAAACGCGGAGCATCCTGCTGCTGAAACCTTGACCACGACCAAGAAATGCACGAGTTTCGTCAGCGCAAACCCAAGGAGAAATCATGCTCAACCGCACCGAAGCTCTCGCAATGATCAAGGACAGCGCGCCGGATCATCTACTCATTCACGCACTGGAAACCGAGGCCGTCATGCGCGCCCTGGCCACCCGCCTGGGCCATGATCCCGAAACCTGGGGCTTGGCCGGGCTGCTGCACGACCTCGACTATCCCCAGACCAAGGAGACGCCTGAAAGGCACGGCCTGCTCACGGCCGAAATGCTGACCGGCAAGCTTCCGGATGACGCGGTGCAGGCCATCGCCCGCCACAACGAGATCAACGGCAACCAGCCCGAATCCCAATTCGATTACGCCCTGCGCTGCGGCGAAACCGTGACCGGCCTCATACACACGGCGGCGCTGGTCCGGCCGACCCGCATGCAGGGCATGGAGGCCAAGAGCCTGAAAAAGAAAATGAAGGACAAGGCGTTTGCGGCCTCGGTCTGCCGCGAGACCATCAGGGAATGCGAAAAGATCGGCATGGAGCTTGGCGATTTCCTGAGCCTGGCCATCGGTGCGATAACCGCCATCGAGACCGAAGTGGGCCTGGCGGCATCCTGACTCCCGCAGGCCCCATGCAAGGATTCCTCCTTCACGCCTCCAACCGCCTGGAAATCCTGACCGAGCTGCTCGCCAGGGTCCTTGGCGGTCCATTGGACCCCATGCAGCCGGAAACCATCCTGGTCCAATCCGGCGGCATGCAACGCTGGGTCTCCATGCAGCTGGCCCGCAAGCACGGGATCTGCGCGGGCGTCCACTTCCCCTTTCCGGTGGCCTTCGCCTACGACCTTTGCCGCGAACTGCTGGACGACGTGCCCCGTGAATATCCCTTGAGCAAGGAACGCATGCTCTGGAGCATCGTGCGCCTGCTGCCCGGGCTGCTGGACGAGCCGCAATTCGCCCCCCTGAAACGATACGTACGCGACGACTCGCAGCTCAAGGCCGTGCAGCTGGCCGAGCGCATCGCCTACCACTTCGATCAATACCTCATCTTCCGTCCGCACTGGTCCGCCCGCTGGGAGAGCGGAACGACGAGCGGCGACTTCCGACTGCCCGGACACATGGCCAGTGAAGCCTGGCAGGCCCGTCTCTGGCGCGAACTGATCCGGAACATGCCCGGAGAGCACCGCGCCGCCCTGCTGGACCGGGCCATCGCCAGCCTGAACAGCGGCGCGCCCCTGCCGGAACTTCCCTCCCGCATATGCGTCTTCGGCATCCCGACCCTGCCGCCCATCTATCTGGATCTGCTGACGGCCCTGGCCCGGCGCAGCCAGGTGCACGTCTTCCTGCTCAGCCCCTGCCGCACGTACTGGGGGGATCTCATGACCCGCCGGGAGCAGCGGCGCGCCTACCGCACCCAGGACTCAACCTCCGAGGAACGCCCCGAAGACGCAACGCCCCTGGCCGGGCTCGGCGCGGTCGGGCGGGATTTCCTGGAACTGCTGCTCGACAGGGACGCACTGGAAACAAAGCTTTACGATGAGCCCGACGCATCACGAATGCTCGGCAGGCTCCAAGCCGATCTGCTGGACCTGAATTCATGCGAGGAGAAGATCGATTTTTCGGACAGTTCCATCCAGATCCATTGCTGCCACAGCCCCCTGCGTGAAATGGAAGTACTGCGGGACCTCATCCTTGATCTTCTGACAGAGGACCCGTCCCTCTCGCCCCAGGACATCCTGGTCATGAACCCGGACATCGAAGGCTACGCGCCCATGATCCAGGCCGTGTTCGGCACATCCGAGGAAAACATCCCCTTCTCCATCTCCGACCGCAAGCCCACCAGGGCCGCCGAGACCATTCGCATCTTCCTGGAGTTCCTTGAATTCGGCCAGCAGCGTTTCGAAGCCTCCCGGGTCTGCGCCCTGCTCGAAGCCCCGCCCGTGCGAGAACATCTGGGGCTGGACGCGGCCGAAACGGGCCGTGTGCTTGAATGGGTCCGGCAGAGTGGCATCCGCTGGGGCCTGGACCAAAATTTCCGCAGGAACGCCGGACTGGGAGAATACGGCCAAAATACCTGGGAGAGCGGACTTGGCCGCCTTTTTCTGGGCTACATGACCGGACAGGCCGAGACCATGCGCGGCATCGCCCCTTTGGCCCTGCGCGGCGCGGCCGAACAGGAGTTGCTGGGCAAAGTCACGGCATGGATCGACAATCTCGCAACCCTGTGGGGCAGGCTGCGCGGCACCCACACGCCGCAGGAGTGGCGCGAGTGTCTGCTGTGGATTCTTGAAACCTTCTTCGCCCAGGACCGCACCCAGGCCGAGGCCCTGCTCGCCATACGCACGGCGGTGTCCGACCTGACCAAAGACATGGGCAATTTCGAGGCCGACGGCCGGACCATGCTCCATCTCATCCGCAAACGCCTGGACGAAAGCGGAGGCGAATCCGGCTTCCTGGCCTCGGGCCTGACCTTCTGCGGCCTGAAGCCCATGCGTTCCATCCCCTTCCGGGTGATCTGCCTGACGGGCCTGACCAGCACGGCCTTTCCGCGCCAAGACCTGCCACCTGGCTTCGATCTCATGACCGCCCGCCCCAGGCCCGGCGACCGGTCCTTGCGCGAGGACGACCGCTATCTCTTCCTTGAGAGCATCATCTCGGCACGCGACAATCTCATCCTGACCTATCCCGGCCTCTCCCAATCGGACAATGCCGAGGCCCCGCCCTCGGTCCTGGTTTCCGAGCTGCTGGACTTTCTCGACAAA contains:
- a CDS encoding rhodanese-like domain-containing protein, producing MKPPISFGIKTVIIIGLSVGLALAFNATRLDRLPLVHDPEVAAQAAAQRGEISLADAVLLFESGKAVFVDAREAGEYEHGHIEGALSLDPLSFGQSFPALRELLEGATTIVTYCDGEYCELSRELAEQLESMGLQDVRVLKNGWTLWRDQGLPTATGGQAAPEQTSPTPMNEGETHPAEQSNGTAPPQAPLEVPTETPMEAGPLEPAPLEPPLEPTIPDQAPLEAAPAKPAPLDRHQEPAPQEQPSLDSAPLEPAPLETAPVETAPMETAPEEPATQSPPLDSKPLGEKS
- a CDS encoding rhodanese-like domain-containing protein gives rise to the protein MRWKQFLTPVQSMNPDEARAYLSDKTLQEVTILDVRQPGEYEEGHIPGATLVPLAVLTDSLDQIDPFKPVLVYCAIGGRSRIAAQTLAGKGYEQVINMSGGFKAWNGQAAFGAEEAGVDIFAELDSAEMILATAYSLEEGLRDFYLRMLDRVSDEKVKSVFRLLADIEIKHKDRLFAEYTRITGKDDRGDFECRFVTPLMEGGMTTEEYMERFKPDFESPVDVISLAMSIEAQALDLYIRSAAWTQSDDNRAILEQIASEEKTHLERLGQLMDELVGGGSRTTN
- the pabB gene encoding aminodeoxychorismate synthase component I, with translation MSVAVLYSSEHSAWVRYERPRAIFVARRHEEVPALLAHLEAEVEKGGLHAVGFLAYEAGRAFDPAMPRACCGDFPLAWFGLFESPATISLGPSKPGHALDWVSELDAGAHGRALERIRGYLARGETYQVNFTHRLRARFDMDPWDFFGRLVSRQPSPHAAFLDTADFALCSASPEMFFERDGEEIWSRPMKGTAPRGRWREEDEALARGLAVSEKERAENVMIVDMVRNDLGRICLPGSVHVPELFRAERYPTLWQLTSLVSGRTRESTAQVMAALFPAASITGAPKVRTMNIIEELEISPRRIYTGCIGVISPGRKARFNVAIRTVLVEKSLGMAEYGVGGGIVWDSDPGAEFRETRIKARVLADPEPEFSLLETMRWARGEGIFLLDEHLLRLKESAAYFGFRFDQKALREALLREISAACGMEGVLRLTMDVAGVWSIEHRPLPGPSPCRVSLALSAVDAADPFLFHKTTRRAVYDQAKAQVAGVDDVLLWNGRCEVTESTIANLVVELDGELLTPSLACGLLPGTMRARLLQEGRIREDVVLVDDLPRCTRLWLINSVRGWRECVLAGPVPGSA
- a CDS encoding HDIG domain-containing metalloprotein, encoding MLNRTEALAMIKDSAPDHLLIHALETEAVMRALATRLGHDPETWGLAGLLHDLDYPQTKETPERHGLLTAEMLTGKLPDDAVQAIARHNEINGNQPESQFDYALRCGETVTGLIHTAALVRPTRMQGMEAKSLKKKMKDKAFAASVCRETIRECEKIGMELGDFLSLAIGAITAIETEVGLAAS
- the hgcA gene encoding mercury methylation corrinoid protein HgcA; its protein translation is MKPLQPFPMAPGGPCDELRETDALSCATSPAPGPCUGPPPAPGAGVDDLAGYRIESYVDGFLPTAHARVPRVRTRPTRLDRLGTCRARLGLDRNNYTVNPGLYAIGSPGPEAPVIVTANYKLTFDTVRFALAGRNLWLLVTDTRGINIWCAGGKGTFSAGGIAEQVRKTGLERIVSHRRLILPQLGANGVRARDLRKACGFEAVFGPVRAGDLPRYLDNGIDEAMRAVTFSLRERAEVIPVELVLGWKLILTAILVTAVLSLIGPEFSLNAILQRWALASTATGLGLTAGAILFPLLLPALRTRLFSLGGAGLGLALAVLTPAIFPQLSWVATAGAGLWTVSLASWLALNFTGSTPYASPSGVEKEMRKAIPILAVGTLLAAILFVTANFL
- the recC gene encoding exodeoxyribonuclease V subunit gamma, giving the protein MQGFLLHASNRLEILTELLARVLGGPLDPMQPETILVQSGGMQRWVSMQLARKHGICAGVHFPFPVAFAYDLCRELLDDVPREYPLSKERMLWSIVRLLPGLLDEPQFAPLKRYVRDDSQLKAVQLAERIAYHFDQYLIFRPHWSARWESGTTSGDFRLPGHMASEAWQARLWRELIRNMPGEHRAALLDRAIASLNSGAPLPELPSRICVFGIPTLPPIYLDLLTALARRSQVHVFLLSPCRTYWGDLMTRREQRRAYRTQDSTSEERPEDATPLAGLGAVGRDFLELLLDRDALETKLYDEPDASRMLGRLQADLLDLNSCEEKIDFSDSSIQIHCCHSPLREMEVLRDLILDLLTEDPSLSPQDILVMNPDIEGYAPMIQAVFGTSEENIPFSISDRKPTRAAETIRIFLEFLEFGQQRFEASRVCALLEAPPVREHLGLDAAETGRVLEWVRQSGIRWGLDQNFRRNAGLGEYGQNTWESGLGRLFLGYMTGQAETMRGIAPLALRGAAEQELLGKVTAWIDNLATLWGRLRGTHTPQEWRECLLWILETFFAQDRTQAEALLAIRTAVSDLTKDMGNFEADGRTMLHLIRKRLDESGGESGFLASGLTFCGLKPMRSIPFRVICLTGLTSTAFPRQDLPPGFDLMTARPRPGDRSLREDDRYLFLESIISARDNLILTYPGLSQSDNAEAPPSVLVSELLDFLDKCYTADGKKPSEALRFRHKLQAFHPDYFSADAPIFSYSRQNLAAARALFKSHAPRTFFPEAIPADPELPESEIDIEELIRFFMHPCRQLLRKLRINPAGGEEDFPDEEPLKAPSGLEAYGPLQTLLDRTLQAPDADLGELLLAWQILPPGHAGTDAGRKLLASIHSLAQQARTFIDGAKEEQLDLRLHLDRFRLTGRIGLHGDRILGCRPAKTNARDMLSLWIRHLAAAAVGSPAQSLHIGTQASFMAPAVKDAGHTLKQLLLAYERGMVSPLPLFSRTSLAFAEARFAAKPKTRPQALASALKQWEGGYMVSPERDDPYLSFLYRDQEPDWEDFMDVAEEIFAPILGGAS
- a CDS encoding ArsR/SmtB family transcription factor; protein product: MTQEQTLASLCKALGHPARVAILKHLLQVDSCICGEIVNILPLAQSTVSQHLKQLKEAGLIRGEIEGPRICYCADKGRLAELKNLITSL
- the hgcB gene encoding mercury methylation ferredoxin HgcB, coding for MKNFRHLENVATLAYDRDKCVGCGLCATVCPHRIFAVQDGKAEVLDREACMECGACALNCPTSAITVTPGVGCAAYIIQTWLPGKRGASCC
- a CDS encoding MauE/DoxX family redox-associated membrane protein, giving the protein MNAASLSRGSRLALALIFVAAAPQKIMAPADFAASVGSYLILPDILINFTALTLPWLEMIVAFLLVCRVWTGPALFLANAMLIVFLGAILGAYFRGIDLNCGCFSSTPGTSGDMVFYIVRDVIFVAIGLTAAWFHRRGLDAD